The Quadrisphaera setariae genome includes a window with the following:
- a CDS encoding response regulator — MHALVIDDSRAMRRIVGGILTDLGYEVEQAGDGQEALDLLNSGRVPDLACIDWNMPVMDGLTFVTQVRANPAWRDVTLMMVTTESEHGQIVRALAAGAHEYLIKPFTPDALRDKLSLLGLVPVEVP; from the coding sequence GTGCACGCTCTGGTGATCGACGACTCGCGCGCGATGCGCCGGATCGTCGGCGGCATCCTCACGGACCTCGGGTACGAGGTCGAGCAGGCCGGCGACGGTCAGGAGGCGCTCGACCTCCTCAACTCCGGGCGGGTCCCCGACCTCGCCTGCATCGACTGGAACATGCCCGTCATGGACGGGCTGACCTTCGTCACCCAGGTCCGGGCCAACCCGGCCTGGCGCGACGTCACGCTCATGATGGTCACCACGGAGAGCGAGCACGGGCAGATCGTCCGGGCGCTGGCCGCCGGTGCCCACGAGTACCTCATCAAGCCGTTCACCCCCGACGCCCTGCGCGACAAGCTGTCGCTGCTGGGCCTGGTCCCGGTGGAGGTGCCGTGA
- a CDS encoding flagellar assembly protein FliW, which yields MTSTAVQQDTVQDQVTVEDQVTVVVSGPEVHFSAPLLGLEHLTRFVLEQVEEDSPLFSLRSVEDAGVSLLLLAPEAVFEDYAPSMDAVSRAAVGLPAGDQGLLLTVVNAAGAESLEQATVNLLAPILINPNSGTAAQIVLTGSAYPLRQPLSA from the coding sequence ATGACGAGCACCGCTGTGCAGCAGGACACCGTCCAGGACCAGGTGACTGTGGAGGACCAGGTGACCGTGGTCGTGAGCGGCCCCGAGGTGCACTTCTCCGCACCGCTGCTGGGCCTGGAGCACCTCACCCGCTTCGTGCTGGAGCAGGTCGAGGAGGACAGCCCGCTGTTCTCCCTGCGCAGCGTCGAGGACGCCGGCGTCAGCCTGCTGCTGCTGGCCCCCGAGGCCGTCTTCGAGGACTACGCGCCCTCCATGGACGCCGTCTCCCGCGCCGCCGTCGGCCTGCCCGCCGGTGACCAGGGCCTGCTCCTGACCGTGGTGAACGCCGCGGGGGCCGAGTCCCTGGAGCAGGCCACGGTGAACCTGCTCGCGCCGATCCTCATCAACCCCAACAGCGGCACGGCGGCGCAGATCGTGCTGACCGGTAGCGCCTACCCGCTGCGCCAGCCGCTGTCCGCCTGA
- the flgK gene encoding flagellar hook-associated protein FlgK, which yields MSSFSGLSTALSALQATRKAMDVTGNNIANVATPGYTRQRVDLQAATTAVGLMTTGQQGGNGVVLTGVSRLASSFWDAQVRSQTSLHADLASRADVLNNLQDLTGEPSDTALSGKLSAMWSAFANLAANPTKDSAKSVVISAAQDVAQTLKNSSAGVVSMWNDQRTQATSLANEVNATTQAVATYNKQIKATVAAGNSANELMDQRDQLVTRLSELTGATTVQAANGVVDVYLGSNALVQDGSFNTVQVSAPTTTNTLPPTASPTLQFADGTPASVRGGQLAGVLDALRVGGTLDTASAKYDAVAAAVSTSVNAAYAAAFNPSATPADPVQPFFTGSTASGVTGLTVAVSLAGAPTTPGTTALRTGNSTLGSADASVALAMSKLGKATGSPDNVWATYVSQLGADAAGATSRTTATAATLSNTVASQQSETGVSLDEETANLLTLQRAYQAAARVLTSVDEALDTLINKTGLVGR from the coding sequence ATGAGCTCCTTCTCCGGCCTGTCGACGGCGCTGTCCGCGCTTCAGGCGACCCGCAAGGCCATGGACGTCACGGGCAACAACATCGCCAACGTGGCCACTCCGGGCTACACCCGCCAGCGGGTCGACCTCCAGGCGGCGACCACCGCCGTCGGCCTCATGACCACCGGTCAGCAGGGCGGCAACGGTGTCGTCCTCACCGGCGTCTCGCGCCTGGCGAGCTCGTTCTGGGACGCCCAGGTGCGCTCCCAGACCTCGCTGCACGCCGACCTCGCCTCCCGCGCCGACGTCCTCAACAACCTGCAGGACCTCACCGGTGAGCCCAGCGACACGGCGCTGTCCGGCAAGCTCTCCGCGATGTGGTCGGCCTTCGCCAACCTGGCGGCCAACCCCACCAAGGACTCCGCGAAGTCGGTGGTCATCTCCGCCGCGCAGGACGTCGCCCAGACGCTGAAGAACTCCTCCGCCGGCGTCGTGTCGATGTGGAACGACCAGCGCACGCAGGCGACGTCGCTCGCCAACGAGGTCAACGCCACCACCCAGGCCGTCGCCACCTACAACAAGCAGATCAAGGCGACGGTCGCCGCCGGCAACAGCGCCAACGAGCTCATGGACCAGCGCGACCAGCTGGTGACGCGCCTGTCCGAGCTGACCGGCGCCACCACGGTGCAGGCGGCCAACGGGGTGGTGGACGTCTACCTCGGCTCCAACGCCCTGGTGCAGGACGGCTCCTTCAACACCGTCCAGGTCTCGGCGCCCACGACGACCAACACGCTGCCCCCGACCGCCTCCCCGACCCTGCAGTTCGCCGACGGCACGCCCGCGTCGGTGCGCGGCGGCCAGCTGGCCGGGGTGCTCGACGCGCTGCGCGTCGGCGGCACCCTCGACACGGCGTCCGCCAAGTACGACGCCGTGGCGGCCGCGGTCTCCACCTCGGTGAACGCCGCCTACGCCGCCGCGTTCAACCCCTCGGCCACACCGGCTGACCCGGTGCAGCCGTTCTTCACCGGGTCGACGGCCTCGGGCGTCACCGGGCTCACCGTGGCGGTCTCCCTCGCCGGTGCGCCCACCACGCCCGGGACGACGGCGCTGCGCACCGGCAACTCCACGCTCGGCTCCGCCGACGCGTCGGTGGCGCTGGCCATGAGCAAGCTGGGCAAGGCCACCGGGAGCCCCGACAACGTCTGGGCGACCTACGTCTCCCAGCTCGGCGCCGACGCCGCTGGCGCCACGTCGCGCACCACGGCGACCGCCGCCACCCTGAGCAACACGGTGGCCTCCCAGCAGTCCGAGACCGGGGTCTCCCTCGACGAGGAGACCGCCAACCTGCTGACGCTGCAGCGCGCCTACCAGGCCGCTGCACGGGTGCTCACGTCCGTGGACGAGGCGCTCGACACCCTCATCAACAAGACCGGTCTGGTCGGGAGGTAA
- a CDS encoding CheR family methyltransferase has product MTLAAADFSFVSDLVRRESAIVLAPGKEYLVEARLLPLARKAGAAGVAELVEKARRHPDRATTQKIVEALTTNETSWYRDGDPFSQLGTTVFPQLLASRPAGEKLRVWSAASSSGQEPYTIAMVASETIPGGSSRLAITATDLSVEMVERTRAGRFSQLEVNRGLPAPMLVRHFSRAGAEWEVAPALRAMVTASQLNLAQPFPRMGPFDVVFLRNVLIYFDVPTKQDILRRIRAVMKPDGWLFLGAAETTLGVDTAWERVALGRTSAYRPIAG; this is encoded by the coding sequence ATGACGCTCGCTGCAGCCGACTTCTCCTTCGTCTCGGACCTGGTCCGGCGGGAGAGCGCCATCGTCCTGGCGCCCGGCAAGGAGTACCTCGTCGAGGCCCGCCTGCTGCCCCTGGCCCGCAAGGCCGGCGCCGCCGGCGTGGCCGAGCTGGTCGAGAAGGCGCGCCGCCACCCCGACCGCGCCACCACGCAGAAGATCGTGGAGGCGCTCACCACCAACGAGACCTCCTGGTACCGCGACGGGGACCCGTTCTCCCAGCTCGGGACCACCGTCTTCCCCCAGCTGCTCGCCTCCCGCCCCGCGGGGGAGAAGCTGCGGGTCTGGTCCGCGGCCTCCTCCAGCGGGCAGGAGCCGTACACCATCGCGATGGTCGCCTCCGAGACGATCCCCGGCGGCAGCTCGCGCCTGGCCATCACGGCCACCGACCTGTCGGTGGAGATGGTCGAGCGCACCCGCGCCGGGCGCTTCAGCCAGCTCGAGGTGAACCGCGGCCTGCCCGCCCCCATGCTCGTGCGCCACTTCTCCCGCGCCGGTGCCGAGTGGGAGGTCGCTCCCGCCCTGCGCGCCATGGTCACCGCGAGCCAGCTGAACCTCGCGCAGCCGTTCCCGCGGATGGGCCCGTTCGACGTCGTCTTCCTGCGCAACGTCCTCATCTACTTCGACGTGCCCACCAAGCAGGACATCCTGCGGCGCATCCGCGCCGTCATGAAGCCCGACGGGTGGCTCTTCCTCGGGGCCGCGGAGACGACGCTCGGCGTCGACACCGCCTGGGAGCGCGTCGCGCTCGGCCGCACGTCCGCCTACCGGCCCATCGCGGGCTGA
- a CDS encoding NAD-dependent epimerase/dehydratase family protein, protein MPFKVVVTGATGFMGMHLTSRLMSMGAEVAIVVRGTSRIPEWMASRAHVITADASGSWTGEVRSYAPDVCFHLAAQSIQVHDDSTVGHLLDANVIMGTQLLQALSHLEGVRFVNVGSVWQHHDSRPYGPSSLYAATKQAFVDIVQFYAECCGVRAATVEFPDTYGPADERKKLLRLLVDASETGVALQMSPGGQVIEMIHIDDVVDALLATLSAASHEAPSFRVPGEVLRLKEFVGVVSLMLGAEVPVHWGARPYRPRETMETWNHFPCVADWERKRSLFTELPVALASLRDRANTSVRIPAQPTKQPLEITEVSITSSDRLTTS, encoded by the coding sequence ATGCCTTTCAAGGTCGTCGTCACAGGCGCCACCGGCTTCATGGGGATGCACCTCACGAGCCGCCTCATGTCCATGGGAGCAGAGGTCGCGATCGTGGTCCGGGGCACTTCACGCATCCCGGAGTGGATGGCCTCGAGGGCCCACGTGATCACAGCGGACGCTTCCGGCTCCTGGACCGGGGAGGTCAGGTCGTACGCGCCGGACGTCTGCTTCCACCTCGCGGCGCAGTCGATCCAGGTCCACGACGACTCGACCGTCGGCCACCTCCTCGACGCCAACGTGATCATGGGCACCCAGCTCCTCCAGGCGCTGTCGCACCTCGAGGGCGTGCGCTTCGTCAACGTGGGCAGCGTCTGGCAGCACCACGACAGCCGCCCGTACGGTCCGTCCTCCCTGTACGCGGCGACGAAGCAGGCCTTCGTCGACATCGTGCAGTTCTACGCAGAGTGCTGCGGTGTCAGAGCCGCGACCGTCGAGTTCCCCGACACCTACGGCCCGGCTGACGAGCGGAAGAAGCTGCTGCGGCTCCTGGTCGACGCCAGCGAGACGGGCGTCGCGCTGCAGATGTCGCCGGGTGGGCAGGTCATCGAGATGATCCACATCGACGACGTGGTGGACGCCCTGCTCGCCACCCTCTCCGCCGCGAGCCACGAGGCCCCGAGCTTCCGAGTCCCGGGCGAAGTCCTGCGGCTCAAGGAGTTCGTCGGCGTCGTCTCCCTCATGCTCGGCGCCGAGGTGCCGGTGCACTGGGGAGCCCGTCCCTACCGTCCTCGGGAAACCATGGAGACGTGGAACCACTTCCCGTGCGTAGCCGACTGGGAGCGCAAGCGGAGCCTCTTCACGGAGCTGCCGGTGGCCCTCGCCTCCCTGCGAGACAGGGCGAACACCTCGGTGCGCATCCCCGCTCAGCCCACCAAGCAGCCTCTGGAGATCACAGAAGTCTCCATCACCTCCTCTGACCGACTCACCACCTCCTGA
- a CDS encoding DegT/DnrJ/EryC1/StrS family aminotransferase has product MTTTPAQVSELRVDRLSAAPAPLALPLATSTWDHREYAALQEVIASGQFTMGAHVHAFEHAFAEQFGAAHAVMVNSGSSANLLMVAAAVLDDRIDLNPGDEVLVTAVSWATTYYPLAQYGLRPVLVDVDPLTLNIDLDAARERCGPRTKGLMAVNLLGNPNRFDDLQQLADDCGLVVLEDNCESMGATFDDRSAGTFGLMGTFSTFFSHHISTMEGGVIVTDDDHLRDMLLSLRSHGWTRNLPADSALRSAGVHGFHDLFHFVLPGYNVRPLEMSGAVGLHQLEKLPTMVAIRRANADAFRDAMSSVPGVRLQQEVGESSWFGFSCVLEGHLAGRRDEVVAALAAAGVQTRPVVAGNFARNPVMRHLNADVSAPLPNADQVHVDGFYLGNHHYALDGALLEVADVLGGLR; this is encoded by the coding sequence GTGACCACGACCCCCGCTCAGGTCTCCGAGCTGCGCGTCGACCGCTTGAGCGCAGCCCCGGCCCCGTTGGCCCTGCCCCTCGCCACCAGCACGTGGGACCACCGCGAGTACGCGGCCCTCCAGGAGGTCATCGCTTCGGGCCAGTTCACCATGGGTGCGCACGTCCACGCCTTCGAGCACGCCTTCGCAGAGCAGTTCGGCGCCGCGCACGCAGTGATGGTCAACTCCGGTAGCAGCGCCAACCTCCTCATGGTCGCAGCCGCCGTGCTCGACGACCGGATCGACCTCAACCCTGGCGACGAGGTCCTCGTCACCGCCGTCTCGTGGGCGACGACGTACTACCCGCTGGCCCAGTACGGGCTGCGTCCGGTCCTCGTGGACGTCGACCCGCTGACCCTGAACATCGACCTCGACGCCGCCAGGGAGCGCTGCGGCCCGCGCACCAAGGGTCTGATGGCCGTGAACCTCCTGGGCAACCCCAACCGCTTCGACGACCTGCAGCAGCTGGCGGACGACTGCGGTCTGGTGGTCCTGGAAGACAACTGCGAGTCGATGGGGGCGACCTTCGACGACCGGTCTGCAGGGACCTTCGGCCTGATGGGCACCTTCAGCACCTTCTTCTCCCACCACATCTCCACGATGGAGGGGGGCGTCATCGTCACGGACGACGACCACCTCCGCGACATGCTCCTGTCCCTGCGCTCCCACGGGTGGACGCGCAACCTCCCGGCGGACAGCGCTCTGCGCTCCGCGGGCGTCCACGGGTTCCACGACCTCTTCCACTTCGTGCTCCCCGGCTACAACGTCCGCCCGCTGGAGATGTCCGGGGCCGTGGGTCTCCACCAGCTGGAGAAGCTCCCGACGATGGTCGCCATCCGCCGGGCGAACGCCGATGCCTTCCGGGACGCGATGTCGTCGGTCCCCGGTGTCCGGCTCCAGCAGGAGGTGGGAGAGAGCAGCTGGTTCGGCTTCTCCTGCGTCCTCGAGGGGCACCTTGCCGGTCGCCGCGACGAAGTCGTCGCCGCGCTCGCAGCCGCCGGTGTCCAGACGCGGCCCGTGGTCGCCGGGAACTTCGCCAGGAACCCGGTGATGCGTCACCTCAACGCCGACGTGTCTGCTCCCCTGCCGAACGCCGACCAGGTCCACGTGGACGGCTTCTACCTCGGCAACCACCACTACGCCCTGGACGGCGCGCTGCTCGAGGTCGCCGACGTCCTCGGCGGTCTGCGCTGA
- a CDS encoding chemotaxis protein CheW, which produces MLTFELAGALYGLEVEQVQEVLRAQKVTRVPLHSAAIAGLINLRGEVVTAIDLRARLSLPPRPEGQDAVNIVVRLHGESISLLVDSIADVVELDDRSFEPVPDTLDGEVRDLLRGAYKTEGRLLLALDVQRAVAG; this is translated from the coding sequence ATGCTGACCTTCGAGCTGGCCGGGGCCCTGTACGGCCTCGAGGTGGAGCAGGTGCAGGAGGTGCTGCGGGCCCAGAAGGTCACGCGGGTGCCGCTGCACAGCGCCGCCATCGCCGGCCTGATCAACCTGCGCGGTGAGGTGGTCACGGCCATCGACCTGCGGGCGCGGCTGTCGCTGCCCCCGCGGCCGGAGGGCCAGGACGCGGTGAACATCGTCGTGCGGCTGCACGGCGAGTCGATCAGCCTCCTGGTGGACTCGATCGCGGACGTCGTCGAGCTCGACGACCGCAGTTTCGAGCCGGTGCCCGACACCCTGGACGGCGAGGTCCGCGACCTGCTGCGCGGTGCCTACAAGACCGAGGGCCGGCTGCTGCTGGCGCTCGACGTCCAGCGCGCCGTCGCCGGCTGA
- a CDS encoding chemotaxis protein CheX, giving the protein MSEGLLETGETCTMTAAELLPEDSVRAVAEEIWLSFIGAEEFLIPLEGDAPASPYSAWVGIDGPWRGRVVITCDRSVAEDLTRCLLGEETVGDLSQDDVEDGFGELANVVGGGLKALLPEASTLTLPLVGATPPAHGEDAHVIQSIWRGQSVDIVLSSVPLQH; this is encoded by the coding sequence GTGAGCGAGGGACTGCTCGAGACGGGCGAGACCTGCACGATGACCGCGGCGGAGCTGCTCCCCGAGGACTCCGTGCGCGCCGTCGCCGAGGAGATCTGGCTGTCGTTCATCGGGGCGGAGGAGTTCCTGATCCCCCTCGAGGGTGACGCGCCCGCCTCCCCCTACAGCGCCTGGGTGGGCATCGACGGCCCGTGGCGCGGCCGCGTGGTCATCACCTGCGACCGCAGCGTCGCCGAGGACCTCACCCGCTGCCTGCTCGGCGAGGAGACCGTCGGCGACCTGTCCCAGGACGACGTCGAGGACGGCTTCGGCGAGCTCGCCAACGTCGTCGGCGGCGGCCTCAAGGCCCTGCTGCCCGAGGCCTCCACGCTGACCCTGCCGCTGGTCGGTGCCACCCCGCCCGCCCACGGCGAGGACGCGCACGTCATCCAGAGCATCTGGCGCGGCCAGAGCGTCGACATCGTCCTGTCCAGCGTCCCGCTGCAGCACTGA
- a CDS encoding glycosyltransferase: MPTYRRWESGDKQRVWGDLRVLLASLKEYAPGFEVIVAWDGPEEPRHLPDNPSVRLLKRPEGLTTCSEAWNWCTDQTDSEDLVFVGDDTIFHPDSLRLLLEDALMLTQHVDSLRVGMVGVRSNFVKGAQNIREANGSARAGIGFASEGSVVETAMIAPVVAWMQRSVFEEVGRFQATNWFQDDLISWDLQRLGYRHFVSRSYVHHVGQRGTGQGKSSQDLLDEGLSWLRSNRPDYLTQVLGIPA, encoded by the coding sequence GTGCCCACCTATCGCCGGTGGGAGTCAGGAGACAAGCAGCGGGTCTGGGGTGACCTGCGAGTCCTCCTGGCCTCACTGAAGGAGTACGCACCCGGCTTCGAGGTGATCGTCGCCTGGGACGGCCCGGAGGAGCCGCGGCACCTCCCCGACAACCCCTCCGTCCGCCTCCTGAAGCGGCCTGAGGGGCTCACGACCTGCAGCGAGGCGTGGAACTGGTGCACGGACCAGACGGACTCAGAGGACCTGGTCTTCGTCGGTGACGACACCATCTTCCACCCCGACTCCCTCCGGCTGCTGCTCGAGGACGCGCTCATGCTCACCCAGCACGTCGACAGCCTCCGGGTGGGCATGGTGGGTGTCAGGTCGAACTTCGTGAAGGGCGCCCAGAACATCCGCGAGGCCAACGGTTCCGCTAGGGCCGGGATCGGGTTCGCCTCCGAGGGCAGCGTCGTCGAGACGGCCATGATCGCCCCCGTCGTCGCCTGGATGCAGCGCAGCGTCTTCGAGGAGGTGGGGCGCTTCCAGGCCACCAACTGGTTCCAGGACGACCTCATCTCGTGGGACCTGCAGCGGCTCGGATACCGGCACTTCGTGAGCCGCTCCTACGTCCACCACGTCGGCCAGCGCGGCACCGGGCAGGGGAAGAGCAGCCAGGACCTCCTGGACGAAGGCCTGTCGTGGCTCCGGAGCAACCGCCCCGATTACCTCACCCAGGTCCTCGGCATCCCCGCCTGA
- a CDS encoding sigma-70 family RNA polymerase sigma factor has translation MSNSASTPPNRPRRSGREVDELVRAHLPIVGYQVSETMARLPGHVLRDDLVSAGMAALAQAAMSYAAETGVPFSRYATLRIRGALLDELRSMDWAPRGARSRTRQVAAAEETLAAQLGRKPERAELAAALGCSPEELDAARATTERALVSMDAYDGVVAEVLPHEGPGPEEHLLQNEQVKYLHAAVASLPERLRTVVSGLFLEDRSVTDVAAELGVTESRISQLRTEALLLMRDGMNSALEPALVARAERPGGVVDRRRQAYFAAVAAHAAAMPMATLPETSEAAVRGPVPAAIPAPASPVEPGSWAALA, from the coding sequence GTGAGCAACTCAGCGAGCACCCCGCCGAACCGGCCCCGCCGGTCGGGCCGCGAGGTCGACGAGCTCGTCCGCGCGCACCTGCCGATCGTCGGCTACCAGGTCAGCGAGACGATGGCGCGCCTGCCCGGTCACGTCCTGCGCGACGACCTCGTCTCCGCCGGCATGGCGGCGCTGGCCCAGGCGGCCATGAGCTACGCCGCCGAGACGGGTGTGCCGTTCAGCCGGTACGCGACGCTGCGCATCCGCGGCGCGCTGCTCGACGAGCTCCGCTCCATGGACTGGGCGCCCCGCGGGGCGCGCTCCCGCACCCGGCAGGTGGCGGCCGCCGAGGAGACGCTCGCCGCGCAGCTCGGACGCAAGCCCGAGCGCGCTGAGCTCGCGGCGGCCCTCGGCTGCTCGCCGGAGGAGCTGGACGCCGCCCGCGCCACCACCGAGCGCGCGCTGGTGAGCATGGACGCCTACGACGGCGTCGTGGCCGAGGTGCTGCCGCACGAGGGCCCCGGCCCCGAGGAGCACCTCCTGCAGAACGAGCAGGTCAAGTACCTGCACGCCGCCGTCGCCTCGCTGCCCGAGCGGCTGCGCACCGTGGTCTCCGGCCTGTTCCTGGAAGACCGCTCGGTGACCGACGTCGCGGCTGAGCTCGGTGTCACGGAGTCGCGGATCAGCCAGCTGCGCACCGAGGCCCTGCTGCTCATGCGCGACGGCATGAACTCGGCCCTCGAGCCCGCGCTGGTCGCGCGGGCCGAGCGGCCCGGGGGAGTGGTGGACCGCCGGCGCCAGGCGTACTTCGCCGCCGTGGCTGCGCACGCCGCCGCGATGCCCATGGCGACGCTGCCCGAGACGTCGGAGGCCGCTGTGCGAGGGCCCGTCCCCGCAGCCATCCCCGCGCCGGCATCGCCGGTCGAGCCCGGCAGCTGGGCCGCGCTGGCCTGA
- a CDS encoding flagellar protein FlgN has protein sequence MGVAEVSNVLWREREQLDLLLFKLEEEQLVLNSGRTRWVAHATREVEIVLEQVRQSELLRAVEVDAYAESVGLGPNPSLKDLATAAGEPWSELLLAHRDALVEVTDEIRRLSESNRIVLSAAARATHETLLSINGTLETYAPTGRMTSAAPANLVDRSL, from the coding sequence ATGGGCGTCGCCGAGGTGTCCAACGTGCTGTGGCGCGAGCGCGAGCAGCTCGACCTGCTGCTGTTCAAGCTCGAGGAGGAGCAGCTGGTCCTGAACAGCGGGCGCACCCGCTGGGTGGCGCACGCCACCCGCGAGGTGGAGATCGTGCTGGAGCAGGTGCGCCAGAGCGAGCTCCTGCGCGCCGTGGAGGTGGACGCGTACGCCGAGTCCGTCGGTCTGGGTCCCAACCCCAGCCTGAAGGACCTCGCGACGGCCGCCGGCGAGCCGTGGAGCGAGCTGCTGCTCGCCCACCGCGACGCCCTGGTGGAGGTCACGGACGAGATCCGCCGCCTCTCCGAGAGCAACCGGATCGTGCTGTCCGCCGCTGCGCGGGCCACCCACGAGACGCTCCTGAGCATCAACGGGACGCTCGAGACCTACGCCCCCACGGGTCGGATGACTTCCGCCGCCCCCGCCAACCTCGTCGACCGATCCCTGTAG
- a CDS encoding protein-glutamate methylesterase/protein-glutamine glutaminase — MPPVKVLVVDDSVVIRKIVTDCLSGDPQVEVVGTASNGRLALGKIAALRPDVVTMDIEMPEMDGISAVKEIRKTDRRLPIIMFSTLTDRGASATLEALSAGASDYVTKPANVGSVQASMAQVREQLLPKLLALTGRSAGPAAPVSARPAGGAGVPAAAPVVPAPRSGAVRTPAVLVIGSSTGGPEALSAVLPKLPRNLPVPVLLVQHMPPLFTTQFAARLDRTCALDVVEAKDGTPLRPGTIHLAPGDWHLTVSGDKRDRRTVLSQAPRENFCRPAVDPLFRSAVEAYDGAVLAVVLTGMGSDGKLGAGRVREAGGYVIAQDRESSVVWGMPGAVTTAGFADEVVPLAGVADAIVKRLPRGPSPAASSSTPTSAPAPSLTASSSHGGAR, encoded by the coding sequence GTGCCGCCGGTCAAGGTCCTCGTGGTGGACGACTCCGTCGTCATCCGCAAGATCGTCACAGACTGCCTTTCCGGTGACCCGCAGGTCGAGGTCGTCGGAACGGCCTCCAACGGCCGTCTCGCCCTCGGCAAGATCGCGGCGCTGCGACCCGACGTGGTCACCATGGACATCGAGATGCCCGAGATGGACGGCATCTCCGCGGTCAAGGAGATCCGCAAGACCGACCGGCGCCTGCCGATCATCATGTTCAGCACGCTGACCGACCGCGGCGCGAGCGCCACGCTCGAGGCGCTGAGCGCCGGGGCGTCGGACTACGTCACCAAGCCCGCCAACGTCGGCAGCGTCCAGGCCTCCATGGCGCAGGTGCGCGAGCAGCTGCTGCCCAAGCTGCTCGCCCTCACCGGCCGCAGCGCCGGCCCGGCCGCCCCCGTGTCGGCCCGCCCCGCCGGCGGTGCTGGCGTCCCCGCGGCGGCGCCCGTGGTGCCCGCGCCCCGCTCCGGCGCGGTGCGCACGCCGGCCGTCCTGGTTATCGGGTCCTCCACCGGCGGCCCCGAGGCGCTCTCGGCGGTGCTTCCGAAGCTCCCCCGCAACCTGCCGGTGCCCGTGCTCCTCGTGCAGCACATGCCGCCCCTGTTCACCACGCAGTTCGCAGCGCGCCTCGACCGCACCTGCGCGCTCGACGTGGTCGAGGCGAAGGACGGCACCCCGCTGCGCCCCGGCACCATCCACCTGGCCCCCGGCGACTGGCACCTCACCGTCTCCGGCGACAAGCGCGACCGGCGCACCGTGCTGAGCCAGGCGCCGCGCGAGAACTTCTGCCGCCCCGCGGTCGACCCGCTGTTCCGCTCCGCCGTGGAGGCCTACGACGGCGCTGTTCTCGCCGTCGTCCTCACGGGCATGGGGTCGGACGGCAAGCTCGGCGCCGGCCGGGTCCGCGAGGCCGGCGGCTACGTCATCGCCCAGGACCGGGAGTCCTCCGTGGTCTGGGGCATGCCGGGCGCCGTGACCACCGCCGGCTTCGCCGACGAGGTCGTGCCGCTGGCCGGCGTGGCCGACGCCATCGTGAAACGCCTGCCGCGCGGCCCCTCACCCGCGGCCTCCAGCTCCACCCCCACGTCCGCCCCTGCCCCGTCCCTGACGGCCTCTTCCTCGCACGGAGGTGCGCGATGA
- a CDS encoding flagellin N-terminal helical domain-containing protein has translation MSGLSRVTHRTIQEQSLANLQSNLASMATLNEQISTGKRINKPSDDPTGTVDALRLRTLQRDNVQYGKNADDGLAWLNATDTALKSTTAQLNVAVNRTLQALNSGTQNSTSRAALAAEVDGVLSAVKGLANSTYSDRSLFAGTATGAAVTASGAAGSQTFAWATTGAGTVQRQIGPDDSVRVDTDGTAVFGADSGSDTSVFTVLQGLSTAIKTGDDATTRTLLTKLQDRQAVVLTAATELGARQNRVMAAQDAVADRDVSLTKQLSDVQDLDFPKAVIALTSQQTAYQAALQVTAKTLQTSLMDFIR, from the coding sequence ATGAGCGGACTCAGCCGGGTGACCCACCGGACGATCCAGGAGCAGTCTCTCGCGAACCTGCAGAGCAACCTGGCGTCGATGGCCACCCTCAACGAGCAGATCTCCACGGGCAAGCGCATCAACAAGCCGTCGGACGACCCGACCGGCACCGTCGACGCGCTGCGCCTGCGCACCCTGCAGCGCGACAACGTGCAGTACGGCAAGAACGCCGACGACGGCCTGGCGTGGCTCAACGCGACCGACACCGCGCTGAAGTCGACCACGGCGCAGCTCAACGTCGCGGTCAACCGCACGCTGCAGGCCCTGAACAGCGGCACCCAGAACTCGACGTCGCGCGCGGCCCTGGCCGCCGAGGTGGACGGGGTGCTGTCCGCCGTCAAGGGCCTAGCCAACAGCACCTACTCCGACCGCAGCCTCTTCGCCGGCACCGCCACGGGCGCTGCCGTCACGGCGTCCGGTGCCGCGGGGTCCCAGACGTTCGCGTGGGCGACGACGGGGGCGGGCACCGTGCAGCGGCAGATCGGCCCCGACGACTCCGTGCGCGTCGACACCGACGGCACGGCGGTCTTCGGTGCCGACTCGGGGTCCGACACCTCCGTCTTCACGGTGCTCCAGGGGCTGTCCACCGCCATCAAGACCGGTGACGACGCCACCACGCGGACGCTGCTCACCAAGCTGCAGGACCGCCAGGCCGTCGTCCTCACCGCCGCGACCGAGCTCGGCGCGCGGCAGAACCGGGTGATGGCTGCTCAGGACGCCGTGGCCGACCGCGACGTCTCCCTCACCAAGCAGCTCTCGGACGTGCAGGACCTCGACTTCCCCAAGGCGGTCATCGCCCTCACCTCGCAGCAGACGGCCTACCAGGCGGCGCTGCAGGTGACGGCGAAGACGCTGCAGACCAGCCTGATGGACTTCATCCGATGA